In one Podarcis muralis chromosome 7, rPodMur119.hap1.1, whole genome shotgun sequence genomic region, the following are encoded:
- the C5AR1 gene encoding C5a anaphylatoxin chemotactic receptor 1 — protein MGSVMDDLGDFYSEYNDSDPDPSDSGPLVLEEPGLTPLLWVALTIYALVFVVGVLGNGAVVWVVGFQMRRTVNTTWFLNLAVADLLCCLALPFLAAPLASDQHWALGDFACKLFPSLIILNLFASVNLLVLISIDRCCLVLRPIWCQNHRSVRLAWGSCALAWLLALALTAPTFFSRSIYTHYKKSLCITNYAAFPGGPRVAEVSVAFTRFALAFALPLVAICACYGLLLRRVRSSRFGPRSQKTLKVVLVVVVGFFVCWAPYHVAGLIQASQPSGTWLSRSVSEADPLIVGLAYVNSCINPVIYVLAGHDVQSKMRRSVKALLRNVFSEESALGHSLADGHAGTQDTCAATTEDRSDPSDRSASTVV, from the coding sequence ATGGGCTCAGTGATGGACGACCTGGGCGACTTCTACTCCGAGTACAATGATTCCGACCCGGACCCCTCCGATTCGGGccccctggtgctggaggagcCCGGCCTGACCCCCCTGCTGTGGGTGGCGCTGACCATCTACGCGCTGGTCTTCGTGGTGGGCGTGCTGGGCAACGGCGCGGTGGTCTGGGTGGTGGGCTTCCAGATGCGGCGCACCGTCAACACCACCTGGTTCCTCAACCTGGCCGTGgccgacctgctctgctgcctggCGCTGCCCTTCCTGGCCGCGCCGCTCGCCTCCGACCAGCACTGGGCGCTGGGCGACTTCGCCTGCAAGCTCTTCCCGTCGCTCATCATCCTCAACCTCTTCGCCAGCGTCAACCTGCTGGTCCTCATCAGCATCGACCGCTGCTGCCTGGTGCTGAGGCCCATCTGGTGCCAGAACCACCGCTCGGTGCGCCTGGCCTGGGGCTCTTGCGCCCTGGCCTGGCTGCTGGCGCTGGCGCTCACGGCGCCCACCTTCTTCTCCCGCAGCATCTACACGCATTACAAGAAGAGCCTGTGCATCACCAACTACGCCGCTTTCCCCGGGGGTCCCCGCGTGGCCGAGGTCTCCGTGGCTTTCACGCGCTTCGCGCTGGCCTTCGCGCTCCCGCTGGTGGCCATCTGCGCCTGCTACGGGCTGCTCCTGCGCCGGGTGCGCAGCTCCCGCTTCGGGCCGCGCTCGCAGAAGACCCTCAAGGTggtcctggtggtggtggtgggcttcTTCGTCTGCTGGGCGCCCTACCACGTGGCCGGCCTCATCCAGGCCTCCCAGCCCAGCGGAACCTGGCTCAGCCGCTCCGTGAGCGAGGCGGACCCCCTGATCGTGGGCTTGGCCTACGTCAACAGCTGCATCAACCCGGTCATCTACGTCCTCGCCGGCCACGACGTCCAGAGCAAGATGCGCCGCTCCGTCAAGGCGCTCCTGCGCAACGTCTTCAGCGAGGAGTCCGCGCTCGGACACTCCTTGGCCGACGGCCACGCGGGGACGCAAGACACGTGCGCCGCCACCACGGAGGACCGCAGCGACCCCAGCGACCGCAGCGCCAGCACCGTCGTGTGA